One Panicum virgatum strain AP13 chromosome 9K, P.virgatum_v5, whole genome shotgun sequence genomic region harbors:
- the LOC120647370 gene encoding histone H3.v1-like isoform X2 — protein MGCFLGCFGGAKERRRRRKRSPAQSPNGRSRAAPRVTPKKVDLDGEVVSAAAPLLATLLELRDSTDDMCLAVVKKKVTFDPNVTTFEAVAIPEEDGEGADPEEDSASREKDWMLTPECAKSEAFPLNHRYSNCADSDNDSEYEDAEEEEYDEFEDDEEDEEEEDGLDECAMDDEEEEHGLLSIGRSEEEACESLFLLPISKTPKDSGGQVAATGVAPAVLNSVENLTQWKEAKPSVAKSSDKENVALGQENRMDLLAEPAVSAKKKDERPAFSHYSYTPSTPSKQETSVDASLSTWLGSSGTPESNSVRSYSPISREDRPILGALTVEDIKISSAKSSPRRSRSPSPSPDDMPILGTVGAYWNCSSAKGADPVTRGGFMRTRTRFGQTFAG, from the exons ATGGGCTGCTTCCTTGGCTGCTTTGGGGGTGCcaaggagcgccgccgccgccgcaagcggTCGCCGGCACAATCCCCCAACGGCCGCTCCCGG GCCGCCCCGCGGGTTACGCCGAAGAAGGTCGATTTGGATGGGGAGgtcgtctccgccgccgcgccgctcctggCAACGCTGCTCGAGCTGAG GGATTCCACGGATGACATGTGCTTGGCCGTCGTGAAGAAGAAGGTGACGTTCGATCCCAACGTCACCACCTTCGAGGCGGTCGCGATCCCGGAGGAGGACGGCGAAGGAGCCGATCCGGAGGAGGATAGCGCTAGCAGGGAGAAGGACTGGATGCTGACGCCGGAGTGCGCCAAGTCCGAGGCCTTCCCCTTGAACCACAGGTACAGCAACTGCGCCGACAGCGACAATGACAGCGAGTACGAGGACGCCGAGGAGGAAGAGTACGATGAATTCGAAGACgacgaggaggatgaggaagaagaggacggGCTCGATGAGTGCGCGATGGAcgacgaagaagaagagcacGGTCTCCTCAGCATTGGGCGTAGCGAGGAGGAGGCGTGCGAGTCGCTGTTCCTGCTCCCGATCAGCAAGACGCCCAAGGATAGCGGCGGGCAGGTAGCAGCGACTGGCGTGGCCCCCGCGGTGCTCAACTCGGTAGAGAACCTCACCCAGTGGAAGGAAGCCAAGCCCAGCGTTGCCAAGTCCTCGGACAAGGAGAACGTCGCGCTTGGGCAGGAGAACCGGATGGACCTCCTCGCCGAGCCAGCCGTGTCggcaaagaagaaggatgagagacCGGCGTTCTCGCACTACAGCTACACCCCTAGCACGCCGAGCAAGCAGGAGACCTCCGTGGACGCCAGCCTCTCCACATGGCTCGGTTCCTCGGGGACGCCTGAGAGCAACTCGGTTCGGTCCTACTCGCCGATCAGCCGGGAGGATCGTCCGATCCTTGGGGCCCTGACCGTGGAGGACATCAAGATATCATCAGCCAAGTCGTCGCCGAGGAGGTCGAggtccccgagcccgagcccaGATGACATGCCGATCCTGGGGACGGTGGGGGCTTACTGGAACTGCAGCAGTGCCAAGGGGGCTGATCCGGTGACAAGAGGGGGGTTTATGAGGACCAGAACCAGATTTGGCCAG ACTTTTGCAGGTTGA
- the LOC120647370 gene encoding histone H3.v1-like isoform X1: MGCFLGCFGGAKERRRRRKRSPAQSPNGRSRAAPRVTPKKVDLDGEVVSAAAPLLATLLELRDSTDDMCLAVVKKKVTFDPNVTTFEAVAIPEEDGEGADPEEDSASREKDWMLTPECAKSEAFPLNHRYSNCADSDNDSEYEDAEEEEYDEFEDDEEDEEEEDGLDECAMDDEEEEHGLLSIGRSEEEACESLFLLPISKTPKDSGGQVAATGVAPAVLNSVENLTQWKEAKPSVAKSSDKENVALGQENRMDLLAEPAVSAKKKDERPAFSHYSYTPSTPSKQETSVDASLSTWLGSSGTPESNSVRSYSPISREDRPILGALTVEDIKISSAKSSPRRSRSPSPSPDDMPILGTVGAYWNCSSAKGADPVTRGGFMRTRTRFGQVETVNC, encoded by the exons ATGGGCTGCTTCCTTGGCTGCTTTGGGGGTGCcaaggagcgccgccgccgccgcaagcggTCGCCGGCACAATCCCCCAACGGCCGCTCCCGG GCCGCCCCGCGGGTTACGCCGAAGAAGGTCGATTTGGATGGGGAGgtcgtctccgccgccgcgccgctcctggCAACGCTGCTCGAGCTGAG GGATTCCACGGATGACATGTGCTTGGCCGTCGTGAAGAAGAAGGTGACGTTCGATCCCAACGTCACCACCTTCGAGGCGGTCGCGATCCCGGAGGAGGACGGCGAAGGAGCCGATCCGGAGGAGGATAGCGCTAGCAGGGAGAAGGACTGGATGCTGACGCCGGAGTGCGCCAAGTCCGAGGCCTTCCCCTTGAACCACAGGTACAGCAACTGCGCCGACAGCGACAATGACAGCGAGTACGAGGACGCCGAGGAGGAAGAGTACGATGAATTCGAAGACgacgaggaggatgaggaagaagaggacggGCTCGATGAGTGCGCGATGGAcgacgaagaagaagagcacGGTCTCCTCAGCATTGGGCGTAGCGAGGAGGAGGCGTGCGAGTCGCTGTTCCTGCTCCCGATCAGCAAGACGCCCAAGGATAGCGGCGGGCAGGTAGCAGCGACTGGCGTGGCCCCCGCGGTGCTCAACTCGGTAGAGAACCTCACCCAGTGGAAGGAAGCCAAGCCCAGCGTTGCCAAGTCCTCGGACAAGGAGAACGTCGCGCTTGGGCAGGAGAACCGGATGGACCTCCTCGCCGAGCCAGCCGTGTCggcaaagaagaaggatgagagacCGGCGTTCTCGCACTACAGCTACACCCCTAGCACGCCGAGCAAGCAGGAGACCTCCGTGGACGCCAGCCTCTCCACATGGCTCGGTTCCTCGGGGACGCCTGAGAGCAACTCGGTTCGGTCCTACTCGCCGATCAGCCGGGAGGATCGTCCGATCCTTGGGGCCCTGACCGTGGAGGACATCAAGATATCATCAGCCAAGTCGTCGCCGAGGAGGTCGAggtccccgagcccgagcccaGATGACATGCCGATCCTGGGGACGGTGGGGGCTTACTGGAACTGCAGCAGTGCCAAGGGGGCTGATCCGGTGACAAGAGGGGGGTTTATGAGGACCAGAACCAGATTTGGCCAG GTTGAAACGGTGAATTGCTAG